One genomic segment of Saprospiraceae bacterium includes these proteins:
- a CDS encoding histidine kinase, translating into MRDGLSQMKISALHIDRRGYLWIGTRNGLNKFDGEKFSSYTEADGLLHNRIHGIDEDTEGNLVILTYNGICLFDGAAFNSFPKPYTSVVFDLAVDQDNSIWICERYAHSALYVLRDGKYKTIVEKKGSLRYQFDKLKNTGYLLAEGNIFYIEDDTICALSNGGYFLYPSMGDLEGTPFVMKDSFQGIQKRVLSYIDGNQISPVAALNLHELKPEIQDLKKNKIWNSTRNKLDLPDLGGQRIVFTHEFPVTNDVTKDEYHQFWIGSENGLGHTFSRAFYSFPIGELSNVWTVLEDQNHQIWFGTYGTGLFTLDAKSNELKQNQLGPSYHYFSASAKDKNGRLYFGTDQGLEIREGNRMRMLWNNKTVFSLYYDVRGDQIVFGALEGVVFLKHPDSLKYFGIKEGIHKNHYIQNISQDKDGYFWLGSYTGVSKLDVESQAITNYTFENGRLPCQGVYCSYLDAKGHFWLGGDRGLMLYDYAKDSIIQIRSEVLQSMVKAIIDLDDGRLLISTKDGLYVLETDHYLESGKVEFLLFNASNGYLGIDPGFTGLYKDSKGYIWICSATTLDRLEPSKLITRDQQISAFITHINEQRLPFDHHPKLVQIKNGESNVVIRFDGIGFTRPLVTKYQYRINGGEWSFWQPESQVILKNLPSGNYRFEVRAGPTDKPPEKSQMDRLDFAIRLPFYRAAWFPPITIGMTALLLVMSSVYFIRQRLERKRYEGQLEEAKYLRSQLLLAQLNPHFIFNVLASIQHKVLFEKKEEASRSIVSLSKLLRNFLSASYKGNTLKAGNAEYEILLSTEIELLRSFIEFEHSKNESHFDYHLVIAPDLNPENHSLPPMLLQPFVENAIKHGLLLQKIKGNLWVKFSLINGSLCCEIEDDGVGIKRAQELRKDAFLTHESLGSKIIKERIQLLNELGYHIEIEILSRIPQGTIVRIQIKDEE; encoded by the coding sequence ATGCGAGATGGACTTTCTCAAATGAAAATTTCTGCTTTGCATATTGACCGTCGTGGATACTTATGGATTGGCACGCGAAATGGTTTGAATAAATTCGATGGTGAGAAATTTTCTTCTTATACAGAGGCTGATGGTTTGTTACACAATCGCATTCATGGAATTGATGAGGATACAGAGGGTAATCTCGTCATTTTAACCTACAATGGAATATGCCTTTTCGACGGAGCTGCATTTAATTCCTTTCCAAAACCCTATACAAGTGTGGTATTTGATTTAGCAGTTGATCAGGACAATTCGATTTGGATTTGTGAAAGGTATGCCCATTCAGCACTTTATGTATTGAGAGATGGAAAATATAAAACAATCGTTGAAAAAAAAGGGAGCCTTCGATACCAATTCGACAAATTGAAGAACACAGGATATTTGCTAGCAGAGGGAAACATTTTTTATATTGAGGATGATACAATTTGTGCTCTTTCCAATGGTGGATATTTTTTGTATCCCAGTATGGGAGACTTAGAAGGAACACCATTTGTTATGAAAGACTCTTTTCAAGGAATTCAAAAAAGGGTTTTGTCTTATATAGATGGAAACCAAATCAGTCCTGTAGCAGCCCTCAATTTGCATGAATTAAAACCTGAAATTCAAGACTTGAAGAAAAACAAAATATGGAATTCGACTAGAAATAAGTTGGATCTTCCTGACCTTGGCGGGCAAAGAATCGTTTTCACGCATGAATTTCCTGTAACAAATGATGTGACAAAGGATGAATACCATCAATTTTGGATCGGTTCAGAAAATGGTCTCGGGCATACTTTTAGCCGGGCATTTTATTCTTTCCCCATAGGAGAATTGTCGAATGTATGGACCGTGCTGGAAGATCAAAACCACCAAATTTGGTTCGGCACTTATGGAACAGGTCTTTTTACTTTAGATGCCAAATCGAATGAGCTTAAACAAAATCAGTTGGGACCCTCCTATCATTACTTTTCTGCTTCGGCTAAAGACAAGAATGGACGATTGTATTTTGGTACAGACCAGGGCCTGGAAATAAGAGAGGGAAACCGGATGCGAATGCTTTGGAATAATAAAACCGTATTTTCACTCTACTATGATGTAAGGGGTGATCAAATTGTGTTTGGAGCATTGGAAGGCGTTGTTTTTCTAAAACATCCTGACAGTTTAAAGTATTTTGGCATAAAAGAAGGCATCCATAAAAATCATTACATCCAGAATATCTCACAAGACAAAGACGGATATTTTTGGCTGGGTAGCTACACGGGTGTCAGCAAGCTCGATGTGGAGTCCCAGGCAATAACAAATTATACTTTTGAAAACGGAAGACTTCCCTGCCAGGGAGTTTATTGTAGCTATTTAGATGCAAAAGGCCATTTCTGGTTAGGCGGTGACAGAGGATTAATGCTTTATGATTATGCTAAAGATTCCATTATTCAAATAAGAAGTGAAGTATTGCAAAGCATGGTAAAGGCCATCATTGATTTGGATGATGGCAGGCTTTTAATCTCCACAAAAGATGGACTATATGTTTTAGAAACAGATCATTATTTAGAATCGGGCAAAGTTGAATTTCTGTTATTTAATGCATCGAATGGATATCTGGGCATAGATCCCGGGTTTACCGGCTTGTATAAAGATTCGAAAGGTTATATCTGGATTTGCTCGGCTACCACATTGGATCGCTTGGAGCCCTCGAAATTAATTACAAGAGATCAGCAAATATCCGCATTTATCACACACATCAATGAACAGCGACTTCCTTTTGACCATCACCCAAAATTGGTTCAAATTAAAAATGGGGAGTCAAATGTCGTCATCCGATTTGATGGGATTGGCTTCACCCGCCCGTTGGTGACAAAATATCAATATAGAATCAATGGAGGCGAATGGTCCTTTTGGCAACCGGAAAGCCAGGTTATTTTGAAAAATTTACCTTCCGGAAATTACCGCTTCGAAGTGAGAGCCGGACCAACAGACAAACCTCCTGAAAAGAGCCAGATGGATCGACTGGACTTCGCGATCCGGTTACCTTTTTATCGAGCTGCCTGGTTTCCACCCATTACTATTGGTATGACTGCATTACTTCTCGTCATGAGTTCTGTTTATTTTATAAGACAACGATTGGAAAGAAAGCGTTATGAAGGCCAATTGGAAGAAGCCAAATACCTGCGTTCACAGCTACTGTTGGCTCAGTTAAATCCACATTTCATCTTTAATGTCCTTGCAAGCATTCAGCACAAGGTGCTTTTTGAAAAGAAAGAAGAGGCCAGTCGGAGCATCGTTTCCCTATCAAAACTTTTAAGAAATTTTTTAAGTGCATCCTACAAAGGCAACACCTTAAAAGCGGGAAATGCTGAATATGAAATTTTACTGAGTACGGAAATAGAATTACTCCGATCCTTTATTGAGTTTGAACATTCCAAGAATGAATCACATTTTGACTATCATTTGGTAATTGCTCCGGACTTAAATCCCGAGAATCATTCATTGCCCCCCATGCTATTGCAACCCTTTGTAGAAAATGCTATCAAACATGGTTTGTTATTACAGAAAATAAAAGGAAATTTATGGGTCAAATTCAGTTTGATCAATGGCTCATTATGTTGTGAAATTGAAGATGATGGAGTTGGCATAAAAAGGGCTCAGGAGTTACGGAAAGATGCCTTTTTAACACATGAGTCTCTCGGGTCTAAAATTATTAAGGAACGCATTCAATTGCTCAATGAGTTGGGATACCACATAGAAATTGAAATTCTATCTCGCATTCCACAGGGTACGATTGTTCGAATTCAAATAAAAGACGAGGAATGA
- a CDS encoding T9SS type A sorting domain-containing protein, translated as MNTYIYILVFTLLQTAILNAQSFNYKGKNLFSMQEYYKDSLQRSTSLLFNDMDSDGDQDLILSGIDSLKFDQSGNITSFSQITYFIAVQENIGTKWSPKFAPRKPFMDSFPFRKGYFFPAAGDLNDDRKLDFVVSSGLDSNKNMATLFYQRKETSGKDQFNIISGDQLGLDPFISGSLFMPSLADMDKDGDLDLFMSGYFLERTTSGEKIQRPVFLYAKNIGTKSNPKFLGWYQNTNGLEKSLGENQFITIGDIDNDQDNDFISLSSSNNISKLLYLENIARLDGKADFKLSKPLAGIPSTKSGERYYPPALVDIDSDGDLDLFMLQDLSKTATGIGYYENNFCTAKTTQWTHSICAGDSVIIGNQVFNQSGQYEIKLNASNQCDSIVKLNLTVRPAITTNLSKSLCAGEEFTIGNEKFTQTGNYTVKLKAMNGCDSIIQASLTFITLLNTVSQTQNTLKADLGGVMYQWFDCDNGSDIPGATGQSFTPVKNGKYGVKLSDVNGCKNSSACVNFVITSNEELNLSNQIILYPNPASNGLSITNDTGFALRELTIINMEGKIVLSMPILETNWIPTTTLNSGNYILEIQCNGRKISKKFEVVRD; from the coding sequence ATGAATACATATATCTACATATTAGTTTTCACTTTGTTACAGACTGCTATTCTAAATGCTCAATCCTTTAACTATAAAGGTAAAAATCTATTTAGTATGCAGGAATATTATAAGGATTCATTACAAAGATCTACAAGTTTATTGTTTAATGATATGGATAGTGATGGAGACCAGGACCTTATTCTTTCCGGTATTGACTCCCTCAAATTTGATCAATCAGGAAATATCACCTCTTTTTCTCAAATCACCTATTTTATAGCTGTACAAGAAAATATCGGAACCAAATGGAGTCCAAAGTTTGCACCGCGGAAACCATTCATGGATAGTTTTCCATTTCGAAAGGGTTATTTCTTCCCGGCCGCCGGAGATCTCAATGATGATCGCAAATTGGATTTTGTCGTCTCTTCAGGATTGGATTCCAATAAAAATATGGCCACTTTGTTTTATCAACGAAAGGAAACAAGTGGAAAGGACCAATTCAACATCATTTCCGGAGATCAATTGGGACTTGATCCTTTTATTTCCGGTAGCCTTTTTATGCCTTCTTTGGCAGATATGGATAAAGATGGAGATCTGGATCTTTTTATGAGCGGATATTTTCTCGAAAGAACGACGTCTGGTGAGAAAATCCAAAGGCCCGTCTTCTTATATGCCAAAAATATAGGAACGAAATCAAATCCGAAATTCCTTGGATGGTATCAAAACACCAATGGCCTGGAGAAAAGTCTTGGGGAAAATCAATTTATTACCATTGGCGATATCGATAACGATCAAGATAATGACTTCATCTCTTTATCAAGTTCAAACAATATATCGAAGCTGTTATATCTTGAAAACATTGCCCGTTTGGATGGAAAAGCTGATTTTAAATTATCTAAACCGTTAGCTGGAATTCCAAGTACAAAATCCGGTGAAAGATACTATCCACCCGCCTTGGTAGACATAGACAGTGATGGTGATCTCGATTTATTCATGTTACAGGACCTATCCAAAACTGCAACCGGAATTGGATACTATGAAAACAATTTTTGCACTGCTAAAACAACTCAATGGACACATAGCATTTGTGCCGGAGATTCTGTAATAATAGGAAATCAGGTATTTAATCAATCCGGGCAATACGAAATAAAACTAAATGCAAGCAATCAATGCGACAGTATTGTAAAACTGAACTTAACCGTAAGACCTGCCATTACAACAAATCTTTCAAAATCACTTTGTGCGGGGGAAGAGTTCACCATTGGAAATGAAAAATTTACGCAAACAGGAAACTATACAGTAAAATTAAAGGCCATGAATGGTTGCGATAGCATCATTCAAGCCTCCTTGACTTTTATAACACTTTTAAATACTGTAAGCCAAACTCAGAACACACTTAAAGCCGATCTGGGAGGAGTTATGTATCAGTGGTTTGACTGCGATAATGGTTCTGATATACCAGGTGCAACCGGACAAAGTTTCACACCCGTAAAAAATGGCAAATACGGCGTTAAGCTAAGCGATGTCAATGGCTGCAAAAATAGTTCAGCATGTGTAAACTTTGTGATCACTTCGAACGAAGAATTGAATCTATCAAACCAAATTATATTATACCCAAATCCTGCATCCAATGGTCTTAGCATTACAAACGATACCGGATTTGCGCTCCGTGAATTAACAATTATAAATATGGAGGGCAAAATAGTACTCAGCATGCCCATCCTTGAAACTAACTGGATTCCTACCACAACCTTGAATTCAGGCAACTATATTTTGGAGATTCAATGTAATGGAAGGAAAATAAGTAAAAAGTTTGAAGTGGTGAGGGATTGA
- a CDS encoding GHMP kinase: MAPRSITQIFASHINFTHIYKISLYSPQLPKTWAIKAEFYARGKVLLSSEYFVLFGAKALALPSRFGQKMKVQELNGSEILWNSYDDKGKKWFSAEIDLLGFDVVEATDPQTGKYLRKILKACCQNNSEFLSHWKKYKVDHYLEFPLDWGLGSSSTLIYNMALWADVNPYHLYFDVESGSGYDVACAGASGPLLYALGDGEIDLEQVDFKPNFGDKLYFVVLNHKTDSREAVEFAKKNKPPKEILQKASDLTEKLLDLKSLDQFENWVRDHENLLSDYLKIEKIKDGLFRDFWGEVKSLGAWGGDLALITSNKSREETESYFSNKGYQKLIPYRDLVL; the protein is encoded by the coding sequence ATGGCACCACGTTCTATAACCCAAATTTTCGCTTCTCATATTAATTTTACACATATATATAAAATTTCCCTATATTCGCCCCAATTACCTAAAACCTGGGCTATTAAGGCAGAATTTTACGCACGAGGCAAAGTCTTGTTGAGTTCGGAGTATTTCGTCCTCTTTGGTGCTAAAGCATTGGCATTGCCATCCCGCTTTGGACAGAAAATGAAAGTCCAGGAATTGAATGGTTCAGAGATCCTTTGGAATTCTTACGACGACAAAGGAAAAAAATGGTTCTCGGCCGAAATCGATCTGCTGGGTTTTGATGTGGTTGAGGCCACTGATCCTCAAACCGGCAAGTATTTAAGAAAAATATTAAAGGCCTGTTGCCAGAACAATTCCGAATTTTTGTCGCACTGGAAAAAATACAAAGTCGATCATTACCTCGAGTTTCCTCTGGATTGGGGGCTTGGATCGAGTTCGACACTGATCTACAACATGGCGCTTTGGGCCGATGTCAATCCCTACCATCTTTATTTTGATGTGGAGTCCGGTTCCGGTTACGATGTGGCTTGCGCTGGAGCCTCAGGCCCTTTACTCTATGCCCTGGGAGACGGCGAAATTGATTTGGAGCAGGTCGACTTCAAACCCAATTTTGGTGACAAATTGTATTTTGTAGTTCTGAATCACAAAACAGACAGTCGGGAAGCGGTAGAGTTTGCCAAGAAAAATAAACCACCCAAAGAAATTTTGCAGAAAGCAAGTGATCTGACTGAAAAACTATTGGATCTAAAAAGCCTTGATCAATTTGAGAACTGGGTACGCGATCATGAAAATTTGCTATCGGACTATCTCAAAATTGAAAAAATAAAAGACGGACTTTTCAGAGATTTTTGGGGCGAAGTAAAATCACTTGGGGCCTGGGGTGGTGATCTGGCCCTGATCACCAGCAACAAATCCAGAGAAGAAACGGAAAGTTATTTTTCTAATAAGGGTTATCAAAAACTCATTCCGTACCGGGATCTCGTTCTTTAA
- the dnaE gene encoding DNA polymerase III subunit alpha, with product MPQFVHLHCHTQFSLLDGATDIAALMKKAAADGQNAVALTDHGNMFGCFSFVKEAKAHKLKPILGCEFYLVPDRHKKSFMKSAGEKDERLHQLLLAKNQTGYENLSKLCSLGYIDGLYGKFPRIDKELLLQYHEGIIATSCCVGAEIPQTIVKGRIEEAEKKLKWWLDVFGDDFYIELQRHRGCDDIDGSGVSQEKINQVLLGFAKKYELKVIATNDVHYLEEEDYKPHDVLLCVNTNSSVEETDRFQFPSSDFYFKTQQEMLNTFSDLPEAVDRTQEVADKCFTPNLERNVLLPNFPVPENFPTQNAYLEHLVYEGALNRYKHIDAQLKSRIEFELSVIEKMNFGGYFLIVQDFIRKAREMGVSVGPGRGSAAGSVVAYCLTITDIDPIKYNLLFERFLNPERISLPDIDIDFDDRGRQKVIDYVVEQYGRNQVAQIVTFGTMAAKSSIRDVARVKQLDLASADRLAKLVPTRPGISLRYIMDETTNLSEEFQPDEKKRIEDLRQIRKQTGLESEVLEMAMKLEGSVRNTGVHAAGIIIAPDEITKFIPVCTAKDTDLLVTQVEGGVIEKTGLLKMDFLGLNTLSIINDTQTNIERKYGPEARVDLHKISFDDPQTLELFQSGHTIGLFQFESEGMRGHLKNLKPSGIEDVIAMNALFRPGPMAYIDEFIARKHQRVYIEYPHPWLEEILRPTYGIMVYQEQIMQTAQIMADYSLGEADVLRRAMGKKQVDEMEKQSKIFVERCEKKGVEPKKAQEIFDVMMKFAMYGFNRSHSAAYSVLAFQTAYLKTHYPEEFMAAVLTANKNNVSDLSIYLRECQRMKLNVLGPDINESEIDFTVNEKSQIRFGLSALKGIGEGPVEEILKERTANGPFKDFADLIKRLNSKVFNKKVIESCVYGGAFDCFPNMHRAQYFAPYDKYPSFIEFMIRWGNQYQASKDRMQASLFGESFNEDIPIPKAPECLPWTNLEKLEREIEIAGIYLSAHPLDDYKLEIQHAATITLDQLETFKEDNREGYRHRICGIIADAQHRTNKRGEGFGVVKIQDYYGSIQITLFKEKYLQYKPFLNNGQAIMVDGTYGKSRFRQDKNDEWEFQVNHLIILSEALQALYKKSIQLFVKLEAINNDSGDSLEKILKSHKGNIPVNIQVLDADNKIQLSLISPKKVLISSDLLSGLETMGLSYKLN from the coding sequence ATGCCTCAGTTCGTACACTTGCATTGCCACACACAGTTTTCCTTATTGGATGGCGCCACAGACATTGCTGCATTGATGAAAAAAGCTGCAGCGGACGGGCAAAATGCGGTTGCCCTGACCGATCATGGCAATATGTTTGGATGCTTTTCTTTTGTTAAAGAGGCTAAAGCCCATAAGCTCAAACCAATCCTGGGTTGCGAATTCTATCTGGTACCCGACCGGCATAAAAAATCATTCATGAAATCTGCCGGAGAGAAAGACGAGCGTCTGCACCAGTTGTTGCTGGCGAAAAATCAAACCGGATACGAAAACCTTTCGAAACTTTGTTCACTTGGTTATATCGATGGGCTGTATGGAAAATTTCCGCGTATAGACAAGGAACTTTTACTTCAATACCACGAAGGTATCATTGCGACCAGTTGCTGCGTGGGTGCTGAAATTCCTCAAACGATCGTAAAAGGTCGGATCGAAGAAGCTGAGAAAAAACTCAAATGGTGGTTGGATGTTTTTGGAGATGATTTTTACATCGAACTCCAGCGTCACCGGGGCTGTGACGATATTGACGGGTCGGGTGTCAGTCAGGAGAAAATCAATCAGGTTCTTTTGGGTTTTGCAAAAAAATATGAACTCAAGGTAATAGCCACCAATGATGTACACTATCTGGAAGAGGAGGATTACAAACCACATGATGTTCTTCTGTGTGTGAATACCAATTCGAGCGTTGAAGAAACAGACCGATTTCAATTTCCGAGTTCCGATTTTTATTTCAAAACGCAGCAGGAAATGCTGAATACCTTCAGCGACCTTCCGGAGGCGGTGGATCGCACACAGGAGGTTGCCGATAAATGCTTTACACCGAATCTCGAACGGAATGTTTTATTACCGAATTTTCCGGTTCCTGAAAATTTCCCTACTCAGAATGCTTATCTCGAACATTTGGTTTACGAAGGAGCATTAAATCGATATAAACACATCGATGCGCAGCTGAAATCGAGAATTGAATTTGAATTATCCGTTATCGAAAAAATGAATTTCGGAGGATATTTTCTCATTGTGCAAGACTTTATTCGGAAAGCCCGGGAAATGGGAGTAAGTGTTGGACCAGGTCGGGGTTCAGCTGCAGGTTCAGTTGTTGCGTATTGCCTGACGATTACGGATATCGATCCGATAAAATACAACCTGCTATTTGAAAGATTTCTCAATCCCGAGCGGATAAGTTTACCCGATATCGATATTGATTTTGACGACAGAGGCAGACAGAAAGTCATCGATTACGTCGTCGAACAATATGGTCGCAACCAGGTTGCACAAATTGTAACATTTGGTACCATGGCGGCCAAATCATCCATTCGCGATGTGGCACGCGTCAAACAACTTGATTTGGCCTCTGCAGACCGGCTTGCAAAATTGGTTCCAACCCGTCCGGGTATTTCTCTCCGATACATCATGGATGAAACTACGAATCTGAGTGAGGAGTTTCAACCCGATGAGAAAAAACGCATTGAAGATCTTCGCCAGATCCGAAAGCAAACGGGCCTCGAATCCGAAGTTTTGGAAATGGCCATGAAACTCGAAGGATCGGTACGCAACACGGGTGTGCACGCAGCCGGCATCATCATCGCACCGGATGAAATCACGAAATTCATTCCCGTATGCACGGCAAAGGACACCGACCTGCTGGTGACTCAGGTGGAAGGTGGCGTCATCGAAAAAACGGGATTGCTCAAGATGGATTTTCTTGGATTGAATACTTTATCCATCATCAACGATACGCAAACTAATATCGAACGCAAATACGGACCCGAAGCACGCGTCGATCTCCATAAAATATCCTTCGACGATCCTCAAACACTCGAGTTGTTTCAAAGCGGACACACCATCGGCTTGTTTCAATTTGAAAGCGAAGGCATGCGCGGTCATTTAAAAAATCTAAAGCCTAGCGGTATTGAGGACGTCATTGCGATGAATGCACTTTTCCGCCCGGGACCTATGGCATACATAGATGAATTTATTGCGCGCAAACATCAAAGGGTTTACATTGAGTATCCGCATCCCTGGCTGGAAGAAATCTTACGCCCAACCTATGGGATCATGGTTTATCAGGAACAGATCATGCAGACCGCCCAAATAATGGCAGATTATTCGCTTGGAGAAGCCGATGTGTTGAGGAGGGCCATGGGGAAGAAGCAGGTAGATGAAATGGAAAAACAAAGTAAAATCTTTGTTGAGCGTTGCGAGAAAAAGGGTGTGGAACCCAAAAAGGCGCAGGAAATTTTTGACGTGATGATGAAATTCGCAATGTATGGATTCAACCGTTCACATTCTGCAGCATATTCCGTACTGGCTTTTCAAACTGCCTATTTGAAAACGCATTATCCGGAAGAATTTATGGCTGCGGTTTTGACAGCCAACAAAAACAATGTATCGGATCTTAGCATCTATCTGAGAGAATGTCAGCGCATGAAGCTCAATGTTTTAGGACCTGATATCAACGAATCAGAAATTGATTTTACAGTCAATGAAAAAAGTCAGATCCGATTCGGTCTTTCAGCACTCAAAGGAATCGGGGAAGGACCTGTGGAAGAGATCCTCAAAGAGCGGACTGCCAATGGCCCGTTTAAGGATTTTGCCGATCTGATCAAAAGATTAAATTCAAAAGTTTTCAATAAAAAAGTGATTGAAAGTTGTGTATATGGCGGTGCTTTCGATTGTTTTCCAAACATGCATCGCGCCCAATATTTTGCACCCTATGATAAATATCCCAGTTTCATCGAATTCATGATCCGTTGGGGTAACCAATATCAGGCCAGCAAGGACCGCATGCAGGCATCTTTATTCGGCGAAAGTTTTAATGAAGATATACCCATTCCGAAAGCTCCTGAATGTCTTCCATGGACCAATCTCGAAAAACTGGAACGAGAAATTGAGATCGCGGGCATTTATCTGAGTGCCCACCCGTTAGACGATTACAAACTCGAAATTCAACATGCGGCTACCATTACGCTGGATCAGCTGGAAACTTTTAAAGAAGACAACAGAGAAGGTTATCGTCACCGCATTTGCGGGATCATTGCCGATGCGCAACACCGTACCAACAAACGCGGAGAAGGTTTTGGAGTGGTTAAAATCCAGGATTATTACGGCAGCATTCAAATTACTTTATTTAAAGAAAAGTATTTGCAATACAAACCATTCCTCAATAACGGACAAGCTATCATGGTCGACGGAACTTATGGGAAAAGTAGATTTCGCCAGGATAAAAATGACGAGTGGGAATTTCAAGTCAACCACCTCATTATTCTTTCCGAAGCTTTGCAAGCGCTGTATAAAAAATCCATACAGCTTTTTGTAAAGCTGGAAGCCATTAATAATGATTCGGGAGACTCTTTGGAAAAAATCCTAAAGTCGCATAAGGGAAATATACCTGTGAACATACAAGTATTAGATGCAGATAACAAAATCCAACTCTCACTGATCTCTCCAAAAAAAGTACTCATCAGCAGTGATTTGCTGTCCGGATTAGAAACAATGGGTCTCAGTTACAAATTGAATTGA
- a CDS encoding response regulator transcription factor, which yields MNIHAAIIEDNSEIIETLKYTLAQLPLHVTLIEVAQTAEDAFHALKNAEVELAFLDIQLRDASIFEVLEKLFKEGYKLPELVFITAHGSFENALKAIQFACLDFVTKPFDTPDIEAAVRRYAEKKNSQQQNQQTQIGFLLQLLRGDLQTLKSIAIALPKGVIELVDLQQIVYIQADENISHVHLSDGKILHSTRHLGHYLELFNGNPDFIQISKSCLVNLCHLRQYNHQDKSLKLKTNESLVVSHRFSRILHKFLLNSQHKHLIGGSQFNFLKNLFKS from the coding sequence ATGAATATACATGCCGCCATTATTGAGGACAACAGCGAAATCATTGAAACGCTGAAATACACTCTTGCACAACTCCCATTGCATGTGACCCTCATTGAGGTAGCCCAAACTGCCGAAGATGCATTCCATGCATTGAAAAATGCCGAAGTTGAGCTTGCCTTTCTCGACATTCAGTTGCGGGATGCAAGTATTTTTGAAGTTTTGGAAAAACTATTCAAAGAAGGGTATAAGTTGCCCGAACTCGTTTTTATTACGGCTCATGGAAGTTTTGAAAACGCGTTGAAGGCTATTCAATTTGCCTGTCTGGATTTTGTTACAAAGCCATTTGATACTCCGGATATTGAAGCAGCCGTTCGTCGTTATGCGGAAAAGAAAAATTCACAGCAACAAAATCAACAAACCCAGATTGGATTTTTACTTCAACTCCTGAGAGGAGATCTCCAAACGCTCAAATCGATAGCTATAGCCTTGCCAAAAGGCGTTATCGAGTTGGTCGATTTGCAGCAGATCGTTTATATCCAGGCCGATGAAAATATTTCACATGTTCATTTATCGGACGGAAAGATCCTACACTCTACCAGGCATTTAGGGCATTACCTTGAGCTTTTTAACGGGAACCCTGATTTTATACAAATCAGCAAAAGTTGCCTCGTAAATCTTTGCCACCTGCGCCAATACAACCATCAGGATAAGTCTCTAAAACTCAAAACTAATGAAAGCCTGGTCGTATCCCACCGGTTTAGTCGCATCCTTCATAAGTTCTTATTAAATAGCCAACACAAGCATCTGATTGGCGGCAGTCAGTTTAATTTCCTGAAAAATTTATTCAAATCTTAA
- a CDS encoding GNAT family N-acetyltransferase — MKINGLTEVSAVVTHPGHTSRGYASQLIAFTSVKIYEENKLPFLHVGDVNLADIGLYEKLGFKTLRNISFRNFEAQAESQ, encoded by the coding sequence ATGAAAATAAATGGACTCACTGAAGTCAGCGCAGTGGTTACCCATCCGGGTCATACAAGCCGGGGATATGCCAGTCAATTGATTGCATTTACTAGCGTGAAAATTTACGAAGAGAATAAGCTCCCTTTTCTGCATGTTGGGGATGTGAATTTGGCGGACATTGGACTTTACGAGAAACTTGGCTTTAAAACACTTCGCAATATCAGCTTCAGGAATTTTGAAGCGCAAGCGGAATCGCAATAA